In Anaerolineae bacterium, one DNA window encodes the following:
- a CDS encoding DUF3463 domain-containing protein, which produces MRSLAPFVGFPLRLLEARVLGRRRPLLSGYKITQRCNLHCVHCPFWRRPGPEPNAQEARIVLDRLHAAGVRLLIFEGGEPLLWRDGDAGLGDLVRYAKERFWSVGVISNGTLPLPDDPDVVWVSVDGLEETTARIRGPIYQRQMENIERSRHPRLYANVTISTLNVAEVPALVEELASRVRGITIQFYYPYEDDLSLFVPFDQRRELLERLIEMKRKGYPLLDSEDALRALQAPGWRCHPWLVSNANPDGSIQQGCYLKGRGPVACERCGFAAHVEMSLAFDLNPGALRAGLTIFGLGPGG; this is translated from the coding sequence TTGAGAAGCCTCGCCCCTTTCGTCGGCTTCCCCCTTCGCCTGCTCGAAGCCCGAGTGCTGGGCCGGCGGAGGCCGCTCCTATCAGGCTACAAGATCACCCAGCGCTGCAATCTGCACTGCGTGCACTGCCCCTTCTGGCGCCGCCCGGGGCCAGAACCGAACGCCCAGGAGGCCAGGATTGTGCTGGATCGCTTGCACGCCGCCGGTGTTCGGCTGCTTATCTTCGAAGGCGGCGAGCCCCTGCTCTGGCGCGACGGCGACGCCGGTCTCGGCGATCTGGTGCGCTACGCGAAGGAACGCTTCTGGTCTGTGGGAGTCATCAGCAATGGCACCCTTCCCCTGCCCGATGACCCGGACGTGGTGTGGGTGAGCGTGGATGGACTAGAAGAGACCACCGCGAGGATCAGGGGCCCGATCTACCAGCGGCAGATGGAGAACATCGAGCGTTCCCGCCACCCGCGTCTCTACGCCAACGTCACCATCAGCACCCTGAACGTTGCGGAAGTGCCTGCTCTGGTAGAAGAGCTCGCCAGCCGCGTCCGGGGGATCACCATCCAGTTCTACTACCCCTACGAGGACGACCTCTCGCTGTTCGTCCCGTTCGATCAGCGACGGGAGTTGCTGGAGCGCTTGATCGAGATGAAGCGTAAGGGTTACCCTTTGCTGGATTCGGAGGACGCGCTTAGAGCGCTGCAAGCCCCGGGCTGGCGCTGTCACCCCTGGCTCGTGTCCAACGCCAACCCGGACGGCAGCATCCAGCAGGGGTGCTACCTCAAGGGGAGGGGCCCCGTCGCCTGCGAGCGCTGCGGCTTCGCCGCTCACGTCGAGATGTCGTTGGCGTTCGATCTCAACCCAGGAGCCCTGCGGGCCGGCCTCACCATATTCGGCCTTGGCCCGGGAGGTTAG
- the nifU gene encoding Fe-S cluster assembly scaffold protein NifU yields MMYSEKVMDHFRNPRNVGVIEDADGVGKVGNPVCGDIMEMTIKVENNHLADVKFRTFGCGSAIATSSITTELVKGKTLEEALALTNKSVAEALDGLPPNKMHCSNLAADALHEAIKDYYERQKRQAG; encoded by the coding sequence ATTATGTACAGTGAGAAGGTGATGGACCACTTCCGCAACCCGCGCAACGTCGGCGTGATCGAGGACGCCGACGGCGTGGGCAAGGTAGGCAACCCGGTGTGCGGGGATATCATGGAGATGACCATCAAGGTGGAGAACAACCACCTGGCAGACGTGAAGTTCCGCACCTTCGGCTGCGGCTCCGCCATCGCCACCAGCAGCATTACCACCGAGCTGGTCAAGGGAAAAACGCTCGAGGAGGCCCTGGCTCTGACCAACAAGTCGGTAGCAGAGGCCCTCGATGGCCTTCCCCCGAACAAGATGCACTGCAGCAACCTGGCTGCCGACGCTCTGCACGAGGCCATCAAAGACTACTACGAGCGGCAGAAGCGGCAGGCGGGCTGA